A stretch of Bradyrhizobium diazoefficiens DNA encodes these proteins:
- a CDS encoding radical SAM protein, producing the protein MHSAHLISAESSFTDAATIFLTVVDRHGRPVLANVFISGQHESGRLTSEFQYLKSRRVYRLRLEQGDWTINVSAAGFEDASASVRLSSGRVENVTFQLQTTSRDFLLLPLPEGHALADTEDIGPVTRLLALLSRNPLVLEAMGSSLEVNPHAETIALHFALRLAKLGFPTDGPDTLAAYWRLVANRTRLAATFIAILSNPVMAHLIGLPQECDVRGAVLRSFDALDVPEIRQVLDLLAAAQEPWRQTLDAVVASQVSVSEIALPPGIAQLMRRNPAASVPAPHYLRLGGTPLRGREAGRKLNELLTAFFDHAHTRLLPTVDEGPAAFDCSKLDKAPSAAPSTLTILGTYHCTAACTNCCFGSHPGVSEKLSLGKILDAIEEASKIPSLRSVVFSGGECFTLEEELIIAVARCTERGLGTRCVTNGYWARTVELAKQRLRPLLNAGLDELNLSTGDMHLRYVPADRIVNAAIAAIGLGLRTVVVVEIREGRAASARSFLDDPRVAAIKSSQMFKIIESPWISMQDAAAVAQDPERVTNRRSMYARKPCDSVLDTIVLTPRHEVGACCGLTREQIPELRLGGLDRQTMAGLVGDASKDLMKLWLSLEGPERILSWSATVDPSIEWEDRFAHPCDACRALYQDPKVRQAIRTQGHTKRNDLLVRQALIEEMDVRQT; encoded by the coding sequence GTGCATTCCGCTCACTTAATTTCAGCCGAGTCATCATTTACCGACGCGGCCACTATTTTTCTTACAGTTGTGGACCGCCATGGCCGGCCGGTGCTCGCCAATGTCTTCATCTCCGGGCAGCATGAAAGCGGACGCCTAACCAGTGAGTTCCAGTATCTCAAGAGCCGCCGTGTTTACAGGCTCCGCCTTGAGCAGGGAGACTGGACCATAAACGTTTCTGCGGCAGGATTTGAAGACGCTTCCGCAAGCGTGCGATTGTCGTCCGGTCGCGTCGAAAATGTCACCTTTCAGCTTCAGACGACATCACGAGATTTCCTGCTTTTGCCTCTTCCCGAAGGCCATGCCCTAGCGGACACGGAAGACATCGGGCCAGTTACTCGATTGCTCGCTTTGCTATCAAGGAATCCTCTCGTCTTGGAGGCAATGGGCAGCTCGCTGGAAGTCAACCCGCATGCGGAGACCATTGCGCTCCACTTTGCGCTTCGGCTGGCGAAACTTGGTTTTCCTACCGATGGGCCCGACACGCTTGCGGCCTATTGGCGACTTGTCGCAAACCGGACCCGCCTCGCGGCGACGTTTATCGCCATTCTGTCAAATCCCGTGATGGCTCACCTGATCGGCCTCCCGCAGGAGTGCGATGTTCGCGGCGCAGTGCTTCGATCGTTCGATGCTTTAGATGTACCCGAGATCCGGCAGGTTCTCGATCTGCTTGCGGCTGCGCAAGAACCCTGGCGGCAGACCCTGGACGCCGTGGTGGCATCGCAAGTCAGCGTATCGGAAATCGCTCTGCCGCCAGGCATCGCACAGCTGATGCGTCGCAATCCGGCGGCGAGTGTTCCTGCGCCGCATTATTTACGTCTCGGCGGCACCCCGCTTCGGGGTCGCGAGGCTGGGCGGAAACTGAACGAACTGCTGACCGCTTTTTTTGACCATGCCCATACCCGTCTCCTGCCCACAGTTGATGAGGGGCCAGCAGCGTTCGATTGTTCTAAGTTGGATAAAGCCCCCAGTGCTGCGCCAAGCACCCTGACCATTCTTGGCACCTATCACTGTACGGCAGCATGCACGAACTGCTGTTTCGGGTCACATCCAGGCGTTTCGGAGAAGCTGTCGCTAGGAAAGATTCTCGATGCGATCGAAGAAGCGTCGAAAATACCAAGTTTGCGCAGTGTAGTCTTCTCAGGCGGTGAATGCTTCACCCTTGAGGAGGAACTTATCATTGCAGTCGCGCGCTGCACCGAGCGTGGCCTTGGCACCCGATGCGTAACAAACGGCTACTGGGCCCGCACGGTTGAGCTGGCCAAGCAGCGATTACGACCTTTGTTAAACGCGGGACTGGACGAACTTAATCTCAGTACCGGAGATATGCATCTCCGGTATGTTCCGGCCGATAGGATCGTGAACGCTGCGATAGCTGCGATTGGGCTTGGACTGCGCACCGTCGTGGTCGTGGAAATCCGCGAAGGTCGAGCCGCCTCGGCCCGAAGTTTCCTGGACGACCCGCGGGTAGCAGCGATCAAGAGTTCGCAGATGTTCAAGATCATCGAGTCTCCCTGGATTTCGATGCAAGATGCGGCGGCGGTTGCACAGGATCCTGAGCGTGTCACGAACCGTCGCTCGATGTACGCCCGGAAGCCGTGCGACAGTGTGCTCGACACCATTGTGTTGACCCCTCGCCATGAGGTTGGCGCATGCTGCGGGCTAACACGCGAGCAGATTCCGGAATTGAGGCTTGGCGGACTGGATCGGCAGACCATGGCCGGTCTCGTGGGCGACGCTTCCAAAGATCTCATGAAGCTCTGGCTTTCACTTGAAGGACCTGAGCGAATTCTTTCGTGGAGTGCCACCGTCGACCCCTCCATCGAATGGGAAGACCGCTTCGCGCACCCTTGCGACGCCTGTCGCGCCTTGTACCAGGATCCAAAAGTCCGGCAGGCCATACGCACCCAAGGTCATACCAAACGTAACGATTTACTCGTTCGACAAGCTCTCATCGAGGAAATGGACGTCCGTCAGACTTAA
- a CDS encoding YebC/PmpR family DNA-binding transcriptional regulator, with product MAGHSQFKNIMHRKGRQDAQKSKLFGKLAREITVAAKLGTPDPNMNPRLRAAIIAARQENMPKDNIERAVKKALGNDGENYDEIRYEGYGPGGVAVIVEALTDNRNRAASDIRSFFTKSGGNLGETGSVSFMFDRTGIIEYDRSVASDDAMLDAGIEAGADDVISGEGGHEIYASTESYRDVAKALEAKFGEPRKAALIWKPQNTVAVDDETGEKLLKLMDLLNEHDDVQNVYANFEVSDALVAKMGG from the coding sequence ATGGCCGGACATTCCCAATTCAAGAACATCATGCACCGCAAGGGCCGGCAGGATGCCCAGAAGTCGAAGCTGTTCGGCAAGCTGGCGCGGGAAATCACCGTCGCCGCCAAGCTGGGAACGCCCGATCCCAACATGAACCCGCGCCTGCGTGCGGCCATCATCGCGGCGCGGCAGGAGAACATGCCGAAGGACAATATCGAGCGCGCCGTCAAGAAGGCGCTCGGCAATGACGGCGAGAACTATGACGAGATCCGCTACGAGGGCTATGGCCCCGGCGGTGTCGCCGTCATCGTCGAGGCGCTGACCGACAACCGCAACCGCGCCGCCTCCGACATCCGCTCCTTCTTCACCAAATCCGGCGGCAATCTCGGCGAAACCGGCTCGGTCTCCTTCATGTTCGACCGCACCGGCATCATCGAATATGACCGCAGCGTCGCCTCGGACGACGCCATGCTCGACGCGGGCATCGAAGCGGGTGCCGACGACGTGATCTCCGGCGAAGGCGGCCACGAGATCTACGCCTCGACCGAGAGTTATCGCGACGTCGCCAAGGCGCTGGAAGCCAAGTTCGGCGAGCCGCGCAAGGCCGCGCTGATCTGGAAGCCGCAGAACACGGTCGCGGTCGACGACGAGACCGGCGAGAAGCTGCTGAAGCTGATGGATCTGCTCAACGAGCACGACGACGTCCAGAACGTCTACGCCAATTTCGAGGTGTCGGACGCGCTGGTCGCGAAGATGGGCGGGTAA
- a CDS encoding type II toxin-antitoxin system VapC family toxin: MIVLADTSIWVDHFRRADTRFAGLLNHGDIVIHPFVVGELLLGGVPKGSDMLDDLNTLPKATVASNDEVQEFIVKRKLSDLGIGYVDAHLLASTSLTIEASIWTRDKRLLAAARSLKLDADIQ, from the coding sequence ATGATAGTCCTCGCGGATACGTCGATCTGGGTCGACCACTTCCGTCGCGCGGATACACGGTTTGCTGGCCTCCTCAATCACGGTGATATTGTCATTCATCCGTTCGTGGTCGGCGAATTGCTTCTGGGAGGCGTGCCGAAGGGGTCGGACATGCTCGACGATCTGAATACCCTTCCCAAGGCGACGGTCGCCAGTAATGACGAGGTTCAGGAGTTCATCGTCAAACGAAAGCTGTCCGATTTGGGTATCGGATACGTCGATGCCCACTTGCTGGCATCGACGTCGTTGACAATCGAGGCCTCGATCTGGACACGCGACAAGCGATTGCTTGCTGCGGCCAGGTCATTGAAATTGGATGCGGACATCCAATGA
- the ruvA gene encoding Holliday junction branch migration protein RuvA, with translation MIGKLKGLIDSYGEDYVLLDVGGVGYQVHCSARTLQHLPSPGEAAVLSIETYVREDQIKLFGFRTDQEREWFRLLQTVQGVGAKVALAVLGTLAPADLANAIALRDKAAVARTPGVGPKVAERIVTELKDKAPAFANVDPAVVHLAGAVDDQRAPRPVADAISALVNLGYGQPQAAAAIASASRSAGENAETAQLIRLGLKELAK, from the coding sequence ATGATCGGCAAGCTCAAGGGCCTGATCGATTCCTACGGCGAGGATTACGTGCTCCTCGACGTCGGCGGCGTCGGCTATCAGGTCCATTGCTCAGCGCGCACGCTGCAGCATCTTCCATCGCCCGGCGAGGCTGCCGTGCTGTCGATCGAGACTTACGTCCGCGAAGATCAGATAAAACTGTTCGGCTTCCGCACCGACCAGGAGCGCGAATGGTTTCGCCTGCTCCAGACCGTGCAGGGCGTCGGCGCCAAGGTCGCGCTCGCCGTGCTCGGCACGCTGGCGCCGGCCGATCTCGCCAACGCGATCGCGCTGCGCGACAAGGCCGCGGTGGCGCGCACGCCCGGCGTCGGGCCCAAGGTGGCCGAGCGCATCGTCACCGAGTTGAAGGACAAGGCGCCGGCCTTTGCCAATGTCGATCCGGCCGTCGTGCATCTCGCTGGTGCCGTTGACGACCAGCGCGCGCCGCGACCGGTGGCGGACGCCATCTCCGCGCTGGTCAATCTCGGCTACGGCCAGCCGCAGGCCGCGGCGGCCATCGCATCGGCATCGCGTAGCGCGGGTGAGAATGCCGAGACGGCGCAGCTTATTCGCCTCGGCCTGAAGGAGCTCGCGAAGTGA
- the ruvC gene encoding crossover junction endodeoxyribonuclease RuvC: MTALPIRGPVRIIGIDPGLRRTGWGVIEAEGNRLIYVACGSVEPPDDLPLSSRLLAIHEGLAAVLSNHNPMEAAVEQTFVNKDGVATLKLGQARGVAMLAPAMFGISVAEYAPNQVKKTVVGAGHADKQQIVMMLKILLPKADPPSADAADALAIAITHAHHRQSTALRLKVAGL; the protein is encoded by the coding sequence ATGACTGCGCTCCCGATTCGTGGCCCCGTTCGCATTATCGGCATCGACCCCGGCCTGCGTCGCACCGGCTGGGGCGTGATCGAGGCCGAAGGCAACCGCCTGATCTATGTCGCCTGCGGTTCGGTGGAACCGCCGGATGATTTGCCGCTGTCGAGCCGCCTGCTAGCGATCCATGAGGGGCTCGCGGCCGTTCTCTCGAATCACAATCCGATGGAAGCCGCGGTCGAGCAGACCTTTGTGAATAAGGACGGCGTCGCGACGCTGAAACTCGGCCAGGCCCGCGGCGTCGCCATGCTGGCGCCCGCGATGTTCGGCATCAGTGTCGCCGAATACGCGCCGAACCAGGTCAAGAAGACGGTGGTCGGCGCCGGCCATGCCGACAAGCAGCAGATCGTGATGATGCTGAAAATCCTGCTGCCCAAGGCCGATCCGCCGTCGGCGGATGCCGCCGACGCACTCGCCATCGCCATCACCCATGCCCATCACCGCCAGAGCACGGCGCTCAGGCTGAAAGTGGCGGGACTATGA
- a CDS encoding recombinase family protein codes for MAIASPKKRAVIYARYSSDMQKVTSIDGQLLLCRKVAARNDLDVVGEFVDAAKSGLTEDTRDGYQRLLNGVRKQDFDVIIVEHFDRLSRDPATIQRLKQVFEFNRVELMDQKGVYATATDISIASLYNTIYKPQLADKVRRGHDNAVNNGRIPGSYAYGYRPKPGVPGERMIDESEAEIVRRIFIEYTAGRSTRDIAADLTRERVPSPGATRHKNKAGRTTWNHQCITGGRHGRGIIGNELYIGEIHWNVRSTILNPETQKKQKRRNPEERHIIVKNAELRIIPQALWDSAQKVRNERAIHMFGPSGKPRRRPVVPRNNEHPLAGVLRCGVCNGRMRIAQSSRNGGPRAACANAHQRGTCEHTRSFDMDVLLKDVAEKMEVRLLSPKAIEEAMRAWKEERKSDQRKDSERSNLERRRRVLNAEIERLSYAIANSRRKPDELIERIDECDVERETVEERLRLRGNGGENVIPFDHPKFGDRYRSEAKRLVTGLKINPKAIETRIAFRNLVDCIIVHPVRKRMPYEYTPYLNATALFGMKLFSEDREKSGTISTAYYDTVQSGKSVSS; via the coding sequence ATGGCGATAGCGTCACCAAAAAAGAGGGCCGTGATATACGCCCGCTATTCGAGCGACATGCAAAAAGTGACCTCGATTGACGGTCAGCTATTGCTCTGCCGGAAGGTCGCCGCACGCAATGACCTAGATGTCGTCGGTGAATTTGTCGACGCTGCAAAGTCTGGCCTTACCGAGGATACCCGCGATGGCTATCAGCGATTGCTTAATGGTGTGCGGAAGCAAGATTTTGACGTGATCATCGTCGAGCATTTCGACCGCCTGTCGCGCGATCCCGCCACCATCCAGCGTCTCAAGCAGGTGTTTGAGTTCAACCGCGTTGAGCTGATGGATCAGAAAGGCGTTTATGCGACCGCAACTGACATCAGCATCGCAAGTCTCTACAATACGATCTACAAGCCGCAGCTTGCCGACAAGGTTCGGCGCGGGCATGATAACGCCGTCAACAACGGAAGAATTCCTGGCTCGTACGCCTATGGTTATCGGCCAAAGCCGGGCGTGCCTGGCGAGCGGATGATCGATGAGAGCGAAGCAGAGATCGTGCGCCGTATCTTCATCGAGTATACGGCAGGCCGTTCAACGCGAGATATCGCCGCCGATCTTACCCGCGAACGCGTACCCTCGCCTGGGGCTACCCGTCACAAGAACAAGGCTGGTCGCACCACCTGGAATCATCAGTGCATCACTGGCGGTCGCCATGGTCGCGGCATTATCGGCAACGAGCTGTATATCGGCGAGATACATTGGAATGTTCGCTCAACAATTCTCAATCCCGAAACGCAGAAAAAGCAGAAGCGCCGCAATCCCGAAGAACGCCATATCATCGTCAAAAACGCCGAGCTGCGGATTATTCCGCAAGCGCTCTGGGATAGCGCGCAGAAGGTTCGCAATGAACGCGCTATCCATATGTTCGGGCCGTCCGGCAAGCCGCGGCGCCGGCCTGTGGTCCCGCGCAACAACGAGCACCCGCTTGCGGGAGTCCTTCGGTGCGGTGTCTGCAACGGCCGTATGCGAATCGCTCAATCCTCCCGGAATGGAGGGCCGCGTGCCGCATGCGCCAACGCGCATCAGCGAGGCACCTGCGAGCATACCCGCAGCTTTGATATGGACGTTCTACTGAAGGATGTTGCCGAAAAAATGGAAGTAAGATTGCTTTCACCGAAAGCCATTGAAGAGGCGATGCGTGCCTGGAAGGAGGAGCGGAAGAGCGATCAGCGAAAGGACAGCGAACGCTCTAACCTGGAGCGTCGGCGCCGTGTGCTGAATGCCGAGATCGAACGCTTGTCATATGCGATCGCAAACAGCCGTCGCAAACCGGATGAGTTGATCGAGCGGATAGATGAATGCGACGTGGAACGGGAAACTGTCGAGGAACGCTTGCGCTTGCGCGGCAATGGCGGCGAAAACGTGATTCCGTTCGACCACCCGAAGTTCGGTGACCGATACCGTTCGGAAGCTAAGAGACTGGTCACCGGGCTCAAGATAAATCCGAAGGCGATCGAAACTCGCATCGCTTTCCGTAACTTGGTCGACTGCATTATAGTGCATCCTGTGCGCAAGCGAATGCCCTACGAATACACACCGTACCTGAACGCCACTGCCCTTTTCGGCATGAAACTCTTCTCAGAAGATCGTGAGAAATCAGGAACGATCAGCACGGCCTATTACGACACCGTCCAGTCAGGGAAATCCGTGTCCTCGTAA
- the ruvB gene encoding Holliday junction branch migration DNA helicase RuvB — protein sequence MVSPERRSDDVGDTTLRPQSLSDFVGQQQARKNLSIFIEAARKRGEALDHVLFVGPPGLGKTTLAQIVAKELGVGFRATSGPVIAKAGDLAALLTNLEERDVLFIDEIHRLSPAVEEVLYPAMEDFQLDLIIGEGPAARSVKIELSKFTLVGATTRAGLLTNPLRDRFGIPVRLNFYTIEELESIVTRGARVLNVGMSSDGANEIARRARGTPRIAGRLLRRVRDFASAADAASIDRKIADHALSALEVDAAGLDAMDRRYLTTIAQNYGGGPVGVETMAAALSEPRDAIEDIIEPYLIQCGYLQRTPRGRLLTSHAFRHLDIAEPSRDAAAQFGLFGTDESDD from the coding sequence ATGGTCTCGCCCGAGCGCCGTAGCGACGACGTCGGCGACACCACGCTGCGCCCGCAATCGCTGTCCGATTTCGTCGGCCAGCAGCAGGCGCGCAAGAATCTCTCAATCTTCATCGAGGCGGCGCGCAAGCGCGGCGAGGCGCTGGATCACGTGCTGTTCGTCGGCCCGCCCGGCCTCGGCAAGACTACGCTGGCGCAGATCGTGGCCAAGGAGCTCGGCGTCGGGTTTCGCGCGACATCAGGGCCGGTGATCGCCAAGGCGGGCGATCTCGCCGCGTTGCTCACCAATCTCGAGGAGCGCGATGTGCTCTTCATCGACGAGATCCATCGCCTCAGCCCCGCGGTGGAAGAGGTGCTTTATCCCGCGATGGAGGATTTTCAGCTCGACCTCATCATCGGCGAGGGCCCGGCGGCGCGCTCGGTGAAGATCGAGCTGTCGAAGTTCACTCTGGTCGGGGCCACCACGCGCGCCGGACTGCTCACCAATCCCCTGCGCGATCGCTTCGGCATTCCGGTCCGCCTCAACTTCTACACGATCGAGGAGTTGGAGAGCATCGTCACCCGCGGGGCGCGCGTGCTCAACGTCGGCATGAGCTCCGACGGCGCCAACGAGATCGCGCGCCGCGCCCGCGGCACGCCTCGCATCGCCGGCCGCCTGCTGCGCCGGGTGCGCGATTTCGCTTCCGCCGCAGATGCCGCCTCCATCGACCGCAAGATCGCCGATCACGCGCTGAGCGCGCTCGAGGTCGATGCCGCGGGTCTTGACGCGATGGATCGCCGCTACCTCACGACCATCGCGCAAAACTACGGCGGTGGCCCGGTCGGAGTCGAGACGATGGCGGCCGCGCTGTCCGAGCCGCGTGACGCGATCGAGGACATCATCGAGCCCTATCTGATCCAGTGCGGCTATCTCCAGCGCACCCCGCGCGGCCGGCTGCTCACCTCGCACGCCTTCCGCCATCTCGACATCGCCGAGCCCTCGCGCGATGCGGCGGCCCAGTTCGGCCTGTTTGGGACGGACGAAAGCGACGACTGA
- a CDS encoding type II toxin-antitoxin system VapB family antitoxin, whose amino-acid sequence MRTTIAIDDELFAKAQEFAGVSEKSSVVREALKAFVEREAARRLARMGGVEPNVKAPPRRRPK is encoded by the coding sequence ATGAGAACCACAATCGCGATCGACGACGAGCTCTTTGCCAAGGCGCAGGAGTTCGCTGGCGTCAGTGAAAAGTCATCCGTCGTCAGGGAGGCCTTGAAGGCCTTCGTTGAACGTGAGGCCGCGCGCCGGCTTGCGCGAATGGGAGGTGTTGAGCCCAACGTCAAGGCTCCGCCGCGTCGCCGGCCTAAATGA
- a CDS encoding ArdC-like ssDNA-binding domain-containing protein: MPWHRGRGGCTPVNIASGNTYRGVNALALWVEAQVQGFGSHLWGTYRQWAEKGAIVRKGQKASYVVFYKQVEVAADDEGENDSKTRAFARATPVFKMPTR, encoded by the coding sequence ATGCCGTGGCATCGCGGCCGCGGCGGATGCACGCCCGTCAATATCGCTTCCGGCAATACCTATCGCGGGGTCAATGCCCTCGCCCTCTGGGTCGAGGCCCAGGTTCAAGGGTTTGGCTCACACCTCTGGGGCACCTACCGCCAGTGGGCGGAGAAGGGAGCTATCGTCCGCAAGGGCCAGAAGGCTTCCTACGTGGTTTTCTACAAGCAGGTTGAGGTTGCGGCCGATGACGAGGGTGAAAACGATTCCAAGACGCGGGCATTTGCTCGCGCGACGCCTGTCTTCAAAATGCCGACCAGGTAG
- a CDS encoding RiPP maturation radical SAM C-methyltransferase, with protein sequence MRRVPPRVLLCVMPFLPAERPALGVSLLKAVLQENGIPCDVVYGVHRFLDRIGFPLYQEVAQFSPSHDLVGEWIFSKSAWPDLARPDIDFETYCRNRVGIPFKPAFIGQVQYARSIAGDYITQLADEICANSYDIVGFSSTFQQTLASIALAREIKVRRPEILTMIGGANCEGPMGATLLRQAPALDLAVSGEADQAILQIIQAWSGGSGYQDIEGVSYRDKDGVVVPAQKATPLVTDLNASPYPDHSDFVSSFWGSTVKLFMAPELTVETSRGCWWGQKHHCTFCGLNGNSMRFRSKSPERAAKEIRHLRASHGIDSFFCTDNIVDMGYFKTLIPDLTRDGSALQLFYEMKANLKKEQLATLRALGTTWFQPGIESLSTPILRLMRKGVRGIQNVQLLKWAKAMDFTLTWNMICGFPGEKAAFHDQMIETMKLIPHLTPPASYAAFRLDRFSPMHVSPQEFNLTDVKPYPAYELCYPAAGSDTHNLAYFFTYSSVLSEDTEQAINRAWSYSQRWRNNFGKGDLIAFNGPSFLTILDTRPNRLPQHIMLEGDHRGVYLAVDEVVSLARLAEILPIPADQIAAILGEFEEAGLVLREEDLYLGLAVMKESVPQPPAGDVSYPSFGAHRQQPLLETS encoded by the coding sequence ATGCGCCGGGTACCGCCTCGCGTTCTCCTTTGCGTCATGCCTTTCCTTCCAGCGGAACGGCCGGCGCTCGGCGTCAGTCTGCTTAAGGCTGTTCTGCAGGAAAACGGCATCCCTTGTGACGTGGTCTATGGTGTTCATCGTTTCCTGGACAGGATAGGCTTCCCGCTATACCAGGAAGTGGCGCAGTTCTCCCCCTCCCATGACCTTGTAGGCGAGTGGATTTTCTCCAAATCGGCTTGGCCGGACCTGGCCAGGCCTGACATCGATTTCGAGACTTACTGCCGGAACCGTGTTGGCATTCCGTTCAAGCCGGCGTTTATTGGACAGGTCCAATACGCCCGCTCGATTGCGGGAGACTACATTACGCAGCTCGCCGACGAAATCTGCGCCAACAGCTACGACATCGTTGGCTTCTCTTCGACGTTTCAGCAGACCTTGGCTTCCATTGCTCTGGCTCGCGAAATCAAGGTGCGGCGGCCTGAGATTCTGACCATGATCGGCGGCGCCAACTGCGAAGGGCCGATGGGCGCAACCCTGCTAAGGCAAGCGCCGGCCCTCGACCTGGCGGTCTCTGGCGAAGCTGATCAGGCCATCCTCCAGATTATTCAGGCTTGGTCGGGAGGGTCCGGATACCAGGACATCGAAGGCGTTAGTTACCGGGACAAGGATGGCGTTGTTGTACCGGCGCAAAAAGCTACGCCACTCGTGACCGACCTGAATGCGTCGCCCTACCCCGACCACTCGGATTTTGTCTCTTCCTTCTGGGGGAGCACCGTCAAGCTTTTCATGGCGCCGGAGCTCACCGTGGAAACCTCGCGGGGCTGCTGGTGGGGCCAGAAACACCACTGCACTTTCTGCGGGCTTAATGGCAATTCAATGCGGTTTCGCAGCAAATCCCCCGAGCGGGCCGCGAAGGAAATTCGCCACCTGCGGGCCTCTCACGGCATCGACTCGTTCTTCTGCACCGACAACATCGTCGATATGGGCTACTTCAAGACACTCATCCCCGACCTGACCCGCGACGGATCAGCTCTCCAGCTGTTCTACGAGATGAAGGCGAACCTGAAGAAGGAGCAACTCGCAACCCTAAGGGCGCTCGGGACCACATGGTTTCAACCGGGAATCGAAAGCCTCAGCACGCCCATCCTGCGTCTGATGCGCAAAGGAGTCCGGGGCATTCAAAACGTGCAGCTCCTGAAGTGGGCGAAGGCGATGGACTTCACCCTGACCTGGAACATGATCTGTGGTTTTCCGGGGGAGAAGGCCGCGTTTCACGATCAGATGATCGAAACGATGAAGCTGATACCCCACCTTACGCCTCCTGCCTCCTATGCGGCGTTCCGCCTCGATAGGTTCAGCCCGATGCACGTTTCCCCACAGGAGTTCAATCTTACCGATGTGAAGCCCTACCCCGCCTATGAACTCTGCTATCCAGCCGCAGGCAGCGACACGCACAACCTTGCTTACTTCTTCACGTACAGCAGCGTGTTGTCGGAAGATACCGAGCAGGCCATCAACCGGGCGTGGTCGTACAGTCAGCGGTGGCGGAACAACTTCGGAAAGGGTGACTTGATCGCGTTCAACGGGCCGAGCTTCCTCACCATCCTGGACACGCGTCCTAACCGTCTTCCCCAGCATATTATGCTGGAAGGCGATCACCGGGGTGTCTACCTCGCAGTCGATGAAGTTGTATCCCTCGCCAGGCTGGCAGAAATTCTTCCCATTCCAGCAGATCAAATTGCAGCCATCTTGGGGGAATTTGAAGAAGCGGGGCTGGTCCTGCGCGAAGAGGACCTCTATCTTGGGCTTGCGGTGATGAAGGAGTCCGTGCCGCAGCCTCCTGCGGGCGACGTTTCCTATCCTTCATTTGGCGCTCATCGTCAGCAACCTCTGTTGGAGACAAGCTAA